Proteins encoded in a region of the Clostridium beijerinckii genome:
- a CDS encoding DUF2325 domain-containing protein, with protein MSIVIIGGHDRMVCEYKKICKNYNCKAKVFTQMQSNLKKQIGKPDLLVLFTNTVSHKMIQCVLSNTDTNEAELIRCHQSSGTALKKILEYKCSNINN; from the coding sequence ATGAGTATTGTTATAATTGGTGGCCATGATAGAATGGTTTGTGAATACAAAAAAATATGTAAGAATTATAATTGTAAAGCGAAGGTCTTTACTCAAATGCAAAGTAATCTGAAAAAGCAAATTGGAAAGCCTGACCTACTTGTATTGTTCACAAATACTGTATCTCATAAAATGATACAATGCGTGTTATCTAATACTGATACAAATGAAGCTGAATTAATACGATGTCATCAGAGCAGTGGAACTGCCTTAAAAAAAATACTAGAATACAAGTGTTCTAATATTAATAATTAA
- a CDS encoding winged helix-turn-helix transcriptional regulator, protein MSKSIDLESDCPMNLTINILSGKWKIAILWHLSRGTIRFNELQRLLTNITQKTLTMQLRELERDGIIYREVYPESPPRVEYGLTCIGESMKPILSAMCEWGKGYKKLINEDNSVSLL, encoded by the coding sequence ATGTCAAAATCAATTGATTTAGAGTCGGATTGCCCTATGAATTTAACTATAAATATACTTAGCGGGAAGTGGAAAATAGCAATTCTTTGGCATTTGTCGAGAGGAACTATTAGATTCAATGAATTACAAAGATTATTAACTAATATTACTCAGAAAACATTGACAATGCAGTTAAGAGAATTAGAAAGAGATGGGATAATTTACAGAGAAGTTTATCCAGAATCACCACCAAGAGTAGAATATGGACTTACATGCATTGGAGAAAGCATGAAGCCAATTCTAAGTGCAATGTGTGAATGGGGAAAAGGCTATAAAAAATTAATAAATGAAGACAATAGTGTTAGCTTATTATAG
- a CDS encoding ABC transporter ATP-binding protein, with product MIEKKEGLSRMMEFAGKYKFLTLLAFVLSAISAVLALGPFVCLWFVAREIITSLPKAPNVMELSFYGWCAVFLAVVSMLIYFIALMCSHVSAFRIARNMRIKAIHHIVKLPLGFFSSNNTGKLRKVIDDNAGLTETFLAHQLPDLAGAIVSPIAIFVLLFIFDWRLGAVCLIPTVIGVLCLKKLMGGEKADSIEKYQNALEEMSNEAVEYIRGIPVVKVFQQTVFSFKSFHDSINKYSKFASSYAAECQIPMTIFTVAVNGAFAFLIPVGILVIKNTSDYKGFLLDFIFYVLFTPVSVNMLTKIMKIMENIMVAKEAVKRIDAILDEKPLKEPEDPQKINGRRVSFEHVTFTYPGNTSPTVDDISFTINEGETIALVGASGGGKSTVASLIPRFFDVNNGNVKIDGVDVRDVLKKDLMDKVSFVFQNTRLLKASILENIRIAKPKSTIDEVLEAVRQAQCTDIIEKFPEGINTVIGGKGIYLSGGECQRIALARAILKDSPIVILDEATAFADPENESQIQKAFEKLTKGKTVLMIAHRLSTICGADKILVMSDGRIKEQGKHEELLKNGGMYAHMWKEYCKSISWKVTKKLDENNDSSFKKSKRLGKGNDKEVLI from the coding sequence ATGATTGAAAAGAAAGAAGGACTTTCCAGAATGATGGAGTTCGCTGGAAAGTATAAATTTTTAACTTTGCTGGCATTTGTTTTGTCCGCTATAAGTGCTGTTCTAGCATTAGGACCATTTGTCTGTTTATGGTTTGTAGCAAGAGAGATTATTACGTCACTTCCGAAAGCACCTAATGTTATGGAACTTTCATTTTATGGATGGTGTGCTGTATTTTTAGCTGTAGTAAGTATGTTAATATATTTTATAGCACTTATGTGTTCACATGTTTCTGCATTTAGGATTGCAAGGAACATGAGAATTAAGGCTATTCATCATATAGTAAAACTTCCATTAGGATTTTTTTCAAGCAACAATACTGGGAAGCTCCGAAAGGTTATTGATGATAATGCAGGCTTAACAGAGACATTTTTAGCTCATCAGCTTCCAGATTTAGCAGGAGCGATAGTATCACCAATTGCAATATTTGTTTTACTGTTTATTTTTGATTGGAGACTTGGAGCAGTTTGCCTAATTCCTACAGTAATAGGTGTTCTTTGCTTGAAAAAATTAATGGGGGGAGAAAAAGCAGATTCTATAGAAAAATATCAAAATGCTCTTGAGGAAATGTCCAATGAAGCTGTGGAATATATAAGAGGAATTCCAGTAGTAAAAGTATTTCAACAAACTGTATTTTCTTTTAAGAGTTTCCACGATTCAATTAATAAATATAGTAAATTTGCATCTAGTTATGCTGCTGAGTGTCAGATTCCTATGACTATATTTACAGTAGCTGTCAATGGGGCTTTTGCATTTTTGATACCAGTTGGAATTCTCGTTATTAAAAATACATCAGATTATAAAGGTTTTTTACTTGATTTTATATTTTATGTATTATTTACACCAGTAAGTGTTAATATGTTAACTAAGATAATGAAGATAATGGAAAACATTATGGTGGCTAAGGAGGCAGTTAAAAGGATTGATGCTATTTTGGATGAAAAGCCTTTAAAAGAGCCAGAAGATCCACAAAAAATAAATGGAAGAAGAGTTTCATTTGAACATGTTACGTTCACTTATCCAGGAAATACGTCGCCTACAGTAGATGATATAAGTTTTACTATTAATGAAGGTGAAACTATAGCATTAGTAGGGGCATCAGGTGGTGGAAAAAGTACGGTAGCAAGCTTAATACCAAGATTTTTCGATGTTAATAATGGGAATGTTAAAATAGATGGTGTTGATGTTCGTGATGTTTTAAAAAAGGATTTAATGGACAAAGTTTCTTTTGTATTTCAAAATACAAGGCTCTTAAAAGCAAGTATCTTAGAAAATATTAGAATAGCCAAACCAAAATCAACCATAGATGAGGTGCTTGAAGCAGTTAGACAAGCACAATGTACAGATATTATAGAAAAATTTCCAGAAGGCATTAATACGGTAATTGGTGGAAAAGGAATATATTTATCTGGTGGAGAGTGTCAGAGAATAGCTTTGGCTAGGGCTATATTAAAAGATTCACCTATTGTAATACTAGACGAGGCCACAGCATTTGCAGATCCTGAGAATGAGAGTCAAATACAAAAGGCTTTCGAAAAACTTACTAAAGGAAAAACAGTGCTTATGATAGCTCATAGATTATCTACTATATGTGGAGCAGATAAAATATTAGTTATGTCAGATGGAAGGATAAAAGAACAAGGAAAGCATGAAGAATTATTAAAAAATGGCGGTATGTATGCTCATATGTGGAAAGAGTACTGCAAATCTATTTCATGGAAAGTAACAAAGAAATTAGATGAGAATAACGATAGCTCTTTTAAGAAAAGCAAGAGGTTAGGTAAAGGTAATGATAAGGAGGTTCTTATATGA
- a CDS encoding TfoX/Sxy family protein: protein MGELSKLPNIGKEVERQLNQVGIFTYDELKAIGAEQAWLKIQEIDPSACIHRLLALEGAIHCIKKTELSQKRKEDLKDFYNWNKGK from the coding sequence ATGGGAGAATTATCAAAGCTACCTAATATCGGCAAAGAAGTGGAAAGGCAATTGAATCAAGTAGGGATATTTACTTATGATGAATTAAAAGCAATTGGAGCAGAGCAGGCATGGCTTAAGATACAAGAAATTGATCCTTCTGCATGTATCCATAGGTTGCTGGCACTGGAAGGTGCAATTCATTGTATTAAGAAAACAGAGCTATCACAGAAACGTAAAGAAGATCTAAAAGATTTTTATAATTGGAATAAAGGAAAGTAG
- the idi gene encoding isopentenyl-diphosphate Delta-isomerase: MAEYIIAVDEFDKEIGSIEKMEAHLKGTLHRAFSILVFNSKNQLLLQKRNLEKYHSPGLWTNTCCSHPRYGESLHDAIYRRLREEMGFTCELEEVFSFIYKVKLEYDLFENEYDHVFIGKYDGEVIVNKDEVDDFKWVDINEVKKDVIEKPELYTYWFRYLVNKAENKIFK, from the coding sequence ATGGCAGAATATATAATAGCTGTAGATGAGTTTGATAAAGAAATAGGTTCGATTGAAAAAATGGAGGCTCACCTCAAAGGAACATTGCATAGAGCTTTTTCTATATTAGTATTTAATTCCAAAAATCAATTGTTATTACAGAAAAGGAATTTGGAAAAATATCATTCGCCTGGCCTCTGGACAAATACGTGCTGTAGTCATCCAAGATACGGTGAAAGTTTACATGATGCGATTTATAGAAGGCTTAGGGAAGAAATGGGATTTACATGTGAACTTGAAGAAGTATTTAGTTTTATTTATAAAGTAAAACTTGAATATGATCTTTTTGAAAATGAATATGATCATGTATTTATCGGGAAATATGATGGAGAAGTGATTGTAAATAAAGATGAAGTAGATGATTTTAAGTGGGTTGATATTAATGAGGTTAAAAAGGATGTTATAGAAAAGCCAGAATTATATACTTATTGGTTTAGATACTTAGTTAATAAGGCAGAAAACAAAATATTTAAATAA
- a CDS encoding metal-dependent transcriptional regulator, whose amino-acid sequence MAINESVENYLETILILSQKSHAVRSIDVATELNFKKSSVSVAMKNLREKEYISITDDGNIVLTDAGKEIANMVYEKHTFLSNWLKSIGVDEKIAVEDACRIEHVISNESFEAMKKYVNKNT is encoded by the coding sequence ATGGCTATAAATGAATCAGTCGAAAACTATTTAGAAACAATTTTAATTTTAAGCCAAAAATCACATGCAGTCCGTTCTATTGATGTTGCTACAGAGCTTAATTTTAAAAAATCCAGTGTAAGCGTTGCTATGAAAAATCTTCGCGAAAAAGAATATATATCTATAACAGATGATGGAAATATAGTTCTTACTGACGCGGGTAAAGAAATAGCAAATATGGTCTATGAAAAGCATACTTTTCTTTCTAACTGGTTAAAATCTATTGGTGTAGATGAGAAAATTGCTGTTGAAGATGCATGTAGAATTGAACATGTTATAAGCAATGAGAGTTTTGAGGCTATGAAGAAATATGTAAATAAAAATACTTAA
- a CDS encoding cysteine hydrolase family protein yields MVLLVVDTQKLITNERLYNFNAFVSNVEKIISEARKNDIEVIYIRHDDGPGSELTKGTDGFEVYEKFQPINDEKIFDKKVNSAFKGTGLLEYLMDKDEKDIIIVGIQTDLCVDATIKCGFEHGFNMIVPAYANTTVDNKFMSAEQTYKYYNEFIWDGRYAEYISMDETIRRMS; encoded by the coding sequence ATGGTTTTATTAGTAGTTGATACACAAAAATTAATAACAAACGAAAGATTATATAACTTTAATGCATTTGTATCGAATGTAGAAAAAATAATTAGTGAAGCAAGGAAAAATGATATTGAAGTAATATATATACGTCATGATGATGGACCTGGGAGCGAGTTAACAAAAGGAACTGACGGATTTGAAGTGTATGAGAAATTTCAGCCAATTAATGACGAAAAAATATTTGATAAAAAAGTAAATAGTGCTTTTAAAGGGACAGGCTTATTAGAATATTTAATGGATAAAGACGAAAAAGATATAATAATTGTAGGAATTCAAACAGATCTATGTGTCGACGCAACTATAAAATGTGGATTTGAGCATGGCTTCAATATGATAGTCCCTGCTTATGCAAACACAACTGTTGACAATAAATTCATGTCAGCAGAACAAACATATAAATACTACAATGAATTTATATGGGATGGAAGATATGCAGAATATATTTCGATGGATGAAACTATTAGAAGAATGAGCTAA
- a CDS encoding alpha/beta-type small acid-soluble spore protein encodes MSSNNSGRNRTLVPEAKAGLNRLKAEVASEVGLNNYENIDKGNLSSRQNGYVGGYMVKHMIEDYEQGLK; translated from the coding sequence ATGTCATCAAATAACAGTGGAAGAAATAGAACATTAGTACCAGAAGCAAAGGCAGGATTAAACAGATTAAAAGCTGAGGTTGCTTCAGAAGTTGGATTAAATAATTATGAAAACATTGATAAAGGAAACCTTTCTTCAAGACAAAATGGATATGTTGGTGGTTATATGGTAAAGCATATGATCGAAGATTACGAACAAGGTCTTAAGTAA
- a CDS encoding nitroreductase family protein: protein MNEVLKTIRNRRSVRTYLPTQITQEDLDLIIESGIYAPSGHNDQPWHFTVIQNKEILKHINDKSKELMAQSEISWIKNMGANPKVNLIYDAPTLIIVSGNKNALSPKVDCSAAIQNMLLAAESLNIGSVWIGLITFFLKSEDEAKKLGIPEGYEAYYGVALGYKSLNKELIAPKRKLNVVNYIR from the coding sequence ATGAATGAAGTTTTGAAAACTATAAGAAATAGAAGAAGTGTAAGAACATATTTACCTACACAAATAACACAAGAAGATTTGGATTTAATTATCGAATCTGGGATATATGCGCCTTCTGGTCATAATGATCAGCCATGGCATTTTACTGTTATTCAAAACAAAGAAATATTAAAACATATCAATGATAAATCAAAAGAGTTAATGGCTCAATCAGAAATCAGCTGGATTAAAAATATGGGGGCAAATCCCAAGGTTAATTTAATATACGATGCTCCAACCTTAATAATTGTATCTGGTAATAAAAATGCACTTTCTCCAAAAGTTGATTGCTCCGCAGCAATACAAAATATGCTTTTAGCAGCAGAAAGCTTAAACATTGGCTCTGTTTGGATTGGCCTCATAACATTTTTCTTAAAATCAGAAGATGAAGCCAAAAAACTCGGTATTCCAGAAGGATATGAAGCCTATTATGGTGTTGCTCTAGGATACAAGTCATTAAACAAAGAATTAATTGCTCCTAAGAGAAAATTAAATGTAGTGAATTATATACGATAA
- a CDS encoding DUF421 domain-containing protein: protein MDYSIVNVILRSIAVYALALILARIMGRKIISHMTLFDFIVGMSMGSLVANAMIGSESTFLSSIIALIVISTLSIGSAYLDTKSFKIRKLANSEPVTVVENGNIVEENMKNMKLTVNELMMKMREKNAFSLADVEFAIMETDGELSVLPKADKKPLTPSQMNIKTTSEGLMKDVIIDGEIIRENLKSAGVNENWIHKELKKQKIEDINDVFYAGIYANEKLHVSKRNKNENHG from the coding sequence ATGGACTATTCTATAGTTAATGTAATTTTGAGAAGTATTGCTGTTTATGCACTAGCACTGATATTAGCAAGGATCATGGGAAGGAAAATTATTTCTCACATGACACTTTTTGATTTCATTGTAGGTATGTCAATGGGATCATTAGTTGCAAATGCTATGATAGGATCAGAAAGTACATTTTTATCATCAATTATAGCACTAATAGTTATATCAACATTAAGTATTGGAAGTGCATATCTAGATACTAAAAGTTTTAAAATAAGAAAGCTAGCTAATTCAGAACCAGTAACTGTAGTTGAAAATGGAAATATTGTTGAGGAAAATATGAAAAATATGAAGTTAACAGTCAATGAATTAATGATGAAGATGAGAGAAAAGAATGCATTCAGTTTAGCAGATGTGGAATTTGCGATAATGGAAACTGATGGGGAGTTATCTGTGCTCCCCAAAGCCGATAAAAAGCCTCTTACTCCATCCCAAATGAACATTAAAACTACAAGTGAAGGACTTATGAAAGATGTAATAATTGATGGAGAAATAATAAGAGAAAATTTAAAAAGTGCAGGAGTGAATGAAAATTGGATTCATAAGGAGTTGAAAAAGCAAAAGATTGAAGATATTAATGATGTATTTTATGCAGGGATATATGCTAATGAAAAGCTTCATGTATCAAAGAGAAATAAGAATGAAAACCATGGGTAA
- a CDS encoding ClC family H(+)/Cl(-) exchange transporter: MELKHKTNTYKTLFHWHSFRLRLVVEGIGIGITAGLLIVLYRYALEKAGILLNYIYKSISSNYILALPWILALIVIGYIVGLMVKYEPMISGSGIPQVEGVLLRELDMTWWKVILGKFLGGVLSIGSGLSLGREGPSVQLGAAVGQGFSKVFRRIKIEEKYLITSGASAGLAAAFNAPLAGAMFALEEVHKNFSPLVLLSALSSALSADFIASEFFGLKPVFDFKKLDSIPLKFYFYIILLGIILGLLGVLFNKLLLKTQSLYIKQRWLKKEFRVIIPLLISVFLGLLLPQVLGGGHELISSLITEKSPLMILIIILIVKFLFTMASFGSGAPGGIFLPLLTIGALIGNIYGIILVHFAHVNDIYISQFVILAMAGYFTAVVKSPLTGIILITEMTGSFNHLLSLAVVSIAAYIVADILASKPVYEALLEKFLQDIGEHISIGNKKNKSILEFPVCMGSNLDSKQIKEVKWPSYCLLVAVKRGEDEIIPKGDTTILPGDYLIVLTNEDKVTKISDTLITMTECNEIQKSINQ, encoded by the coding sequence ATGGAATTAAAACATAAAACAAATACCTATAAAACTTTATTTCATTGGCATAGTTTTAGATTAAGACTTGTTGTTGAAGGTATTGGGATAGGTATTACTGCTGGCCTATTGATTGTACTATATCGATATGCACTTGAAAAAGCAGGAATTCTTTTAAATTATATTTATAAAAGTATATCATCAAATTATATACTTGCACTTCCATGGATTTTAGCACTAATAGTTATAGGCTATATTGTTGGATTGATGGTTAAATATGAGCCAATGATCAGTGGAAGCGGTATACCTCAGGTAGAAGGAGTTTTGCTTAGAGAACTTGATATGACATGGTGGAAAGTTATACTTGGAAAATTTTTAGGTGGAGTTCTTTCCATAGGTTCTGGTCTCTCATTAGGAAGAGAAGGTCCATCTGTTCAATTAGGAGCTGCAGTTGGACAAGGCTTTAGTAAAGTATTTAGGCGAATAAAGATTGAAGAAAAATACCTTATTACAAGTGGAGCTAGTGCTGGATTAGCTGCTGCATTTAATGCACCTTTAGCAGGAGCAATGTTTGCATTAGAAGAAGTTCATAAAAACTTTTCACCTTTAGTTTTACTTTCAGCTCTATCTTCTGCATTATCAGCTGATTTTATAGCTAGTGAATTCTTTGGATTAAAACCTGTTTTTGACTTTAAGAAATTAGATTCAATACCTCTGAAATTTTATTTTTATATAATATTATTGGGTATTATTTTAGGACTCCTAGGTGTTCTTTTTAATAAACTCCTTTTAAAAACTCAAAGTCTATATATAAAACAAAGATGGCTTAAAAAAGAATTTCGAGTAATAATACCTCTATTAATTTCAGTTTTCCTAGGACTTTTATTGCCACAAGTTTTAGGTGGCGGACATGAACTTATAAGCTCACTTATTACTGAAAAATCACCCTTGATGATTTTAATCATTATCCTTATAGTAAAGTTTTTATTTACAATGGCAAGTTTCGGATCAGGAGCCCCTGGCGGAATTTTTCTTCCACTACTTACTATTGGAGCTTTAATAGGTAATATATATGGGATTATATTAGTACATTTTGCACATGTTAATGATATTTATATCTCTCAGTTTGTAATTCTTGCAATGGCTGGGTATTTCACAGCTGTAGTAAAATCACCTTTAACTGGAATCATATTAATTACTGAGATGACAGGTTCTTTTAATCATTTGCTTTCTTTAGCTGTAGTCTCTATTGCTGCATATATAGTTGCTGATATTTTAGCATCAAAACCTGTTTATGAAGCATTGCTCGAAAAATTTCTGCAAGATATAGGTGAACATATTTCTATAGGTAACAAGAAGAATAAATCTATATTAGAATTCCCAGTATGTATGGGATCAAATTTAGATAGCAAGCAGATTAAAGAAGTAAAATGGCCCTCTTATTGCTTGCTAGTTGCAGTTAAACGTGGTGAAGATGAGATAATACCTAAGGGAGACACTACTATTTTACCTGGTGACTATCTAATTGTACTTACAAACGAAGATAAAGTTACTAAAATAAGTGATACCTTAATAACCATGACTGAATGTAACGAAATACAAAAGTCCATTAATCAATAA
- a CDS encoding ABC transporter ATP-binding protein, with protein sequence MINILCDKFALTKQGAKDLLQGILFSTLADIALMIPVGLVVMVIRDMLAPITDGININLQLSKYIIMILITLVILFAVNWMQYKSSFIAVYGESANRRINLAERLRKLPLSFFGRRDLSDLTNSIMVDCTDLEHVFSHAIPQFIGAIVSTILVGIGMLIFDWRIGIALLWVAPISFLIVICSKKLQNKFSIKNIAAKRKVADGIQECLETIKDLKAYNQEKEYLLKLDDIIDNAEKIQVRNELTTGIMVVSGQMLLKVGFATVILIGGNLLAKGKTDLFIYLVFLIAASRFYDPICDSLMNLADIFSSSLKIERMQKMQDHPVQLGSEICKTNGYDIIFNHVAFSYDNKNNEKVLKDVSFTAKQGQITALVGLSGGGKSTAAKLAARFWDVTEGSITLGGVNINSVDPEVLLKNYSIVFQDVILFNDTIMNNIRLGKRNATDKEVIAAAKAACCDEFIKRMPEGYNTVIGENGSTLSGGERQRISIARALLKNAPVSLLDEATASLDVENETKIQEALSNLIKDKTVLVIAHRMRTISGADKIVVLNDGYVTEQGTPSELLKQNGIYAKMVELQQESSKWKIK encoded by the coding sequence ATGATTAATATTCTATGTGATAAATTTGCATTGACCAAGCAAGGCGCAAAAGATTTGCTACAAGGAATACTTTTTAGTACACTGGCAGATATCGCTTTGATGATTCCAGTGGGACTAGTTGTTATGGTTATTAGAGATATGTTAGCTCCAATTACAGATGGTATAAACATTAATTTACAACTGTCCAAATATATTATAATGATTCTTATAACATTAGTTATATTGTTTGCTGTAAATTGGATGCAATATAAATCTTCATTTATTGCAGTTTATGGTGAAAGTGCTAACAGAAGAATAAATTTAGCCGAAAGATTAAGAAAGCTTCCTCTATCTTTTTTTGGAAGGAGAGACTTATCTGATTTAACAAATTCAATTATGGTAGATTGTACAGATTTAGAGCATGTATTCTCGCATGCAATACCGCAGTTTATTGGTGCTATTGTATCTACAATACTTGTTGGAATAGGAATGTTGATTTTTGATTGGCGTATTGGAATTGCACTTTTGTGGGTAGCGCCTATATCGTTTTTAATCGTCATTTGCTCGAAGAAACTGCAAAATAAATTTAGCATAAAAAACATCGCTGCGAAACGAAAAGTTGCTGATGGAATACAGGAATGCCTAGAGACTATAAAGGATTTAAAAGCTTATAATCAAGAAAAAGAATATCTTTTAAAGTTAGATGATATTATAGATAATGCTGAAAAGATACAAGTTAGAAATGAGCTTACTACAGGAATTATGGTAGTTAGCGGACAGATGCTTCTAAAAGTTGGCTTTGCCACAGTAATTTTAATAGGTGGAAATCTTCTTGCAAAAGGAAAGACGGATTTATTTATATATTTAGTATTTTTGATTGCTGCTTCAAGATTTTATGATCCAATTTGCGATTCCTTAATGAATCTTGCAGATATATTTTCATCAAGCCTTAAAATAGAAAGAATGCAGAAGATGCAAGATCATCCAGTTCAACTTGGATCAGAGATATGCAAAACAAATGGGTATGATATAATTTTCAATCACGTAGCATTTTCATATGACAATAAAAACAACGAAAAAGTTTTAAAAGACGTATCCTTTACTGCGAAGCAGGGACAAATAACTGCTTTAGTAGGTTTATCAGGGGGTGGAAAAAGTACAGCAGCAAAGTTGGCTGCAAGATTTTGGGATGTCACTGAAGGAAGCATAACTCTTGGTGGAGTAAATATAAATTCTGTGGATCCAGAAGTGCTTCTTAAAAATTATTCTATAGTATTTCAAGATGTCATACTATTTAATGATACAATTATGAACAATATTCGTTTAGGAAAACGTAATGCAACAGATAAAGAAGTAATAGCAGCAGCTAAGGCGGCATGCTGTGATGAGTTTATAAAAAGGATGCCAGAGGGATATAATACGGTGATAGGAGAAAATGGTTCAACTTTATCAGGAGGAGAGCGTCAAAGAATTTCTATTGCAAGAGCCTTGTTAAAAAATGCTCCTGTAAGTTTATTAGATGAAGCAACAGCCTCTCTTGATGTGGAAAATGAGACAAAGATACAAGAGGCACTTTCAAACCTTATTAAAGATAAAACAGTACTTGTTATTGCTCATAGAATGCGAACAATATCAGGTGCAGATAAGATAGTTGTATTAAACGATGGATATGTAACAGAGCAAGGAACCCCATCAGAATTATTAAAACAAAATGGAATTTATGCCAAGATGGTAGAATTGCAGCAGGAAAGTTCAAAGTGGAAGATAAAATAA
- a CDS encoding helix-turn-helix domain-containing protein, translating to MERIDIPGCGSICMHEIFPGIVLNYEEFKCKELSLFANEQVMPKISGEMIEIGYCHEGRIQCEFEGGVCVYMGSGDLYAGLMGKYPPVNTFPMAEYKGISIYIYIDEISKCLPEILKGAMIDIKTFQKRLFSSEKYFVKVGNCINWVGGKIERIFLDLFSLPDLPEAVIESYLKIKVLELILLLNENCANENETKNKYYLKAQTEIVKNVHDELIKNPSNNLTLKQLSEKYNISQSGLSNCFKAIYGKSIAKYIKDYRIEYAASLLRKTDETVMNISATVGYENQSKFAAAFKEVIGVNPTEYRKGDMDAFENLTL from the coding sequence TTGGAGAGAATAGATATCCCAGGGTGTGGTAGTATTTGCATGCATGAAATATTCCCCGGAATTGTACTAAACTATGAAGAGTTTAAGTGTAAAGAGTTATCATTATTCGCAAATGAACAAGTCATGCCAAAAATAAGTGGGGAAATGATTGAAATCGGATATTGCCATGAAGGGCGTATTCAATGTGAATTTGAGGGAGGTGTATGTGTATATATGGGAAGTGGCGATTTGTATGCAGGGCTTATGGGAAAGTATCCTCCAGTTAATACTTTTCCAATGGCAGAGTATAAGGGAATTTCCATATACATTTATATTGATGAAATTTCTAAGTGTTTACCCGAAATTTTAAAAGGGGCCATGATTGACATAAAGACTTTTCAGAAGAGGTTGTTTTCTTCAGAAAAATATTTTGTAAAGGTTGGAAACTGCATTAATTGGGTAGGGGGGAAGATAGAAAGAATTTTTCTTGATTTATTTAGTTTACCCGATTTGCCAGAAGCAGTTATAGAAAGCTATTTAAAGATTAAAGTGTTAGAACTTATTTTGCTTTTAAATGAGAACTGTGCCAATGAAAATGAAACTAAAAATAAATATTATTTAAAAGCACAAACTGAAATTGTAAAAAATGTTCATGATGAGCTTATTAAAAATCCATCAAACAATCTTACACTTAAACAGTTATCAGAAAAATATAATATAAGTCAATCAGGGCTTAGCAATTGTTTTAAGGCTATTTATGGTAAAAGTATTGCAAAATATATAAAGGACTATCGAATAGAGTATGCTGCATCTTTGCTTAGAAAAACTGATGAAACTGTTATGAATATATCAGCAACAGTTGGATATGAAAACCAAAGTAAATTTGCAGCAGCTTTTAAGGAAGTAATTGGGGTAAATCCAACAGAATATAGAAAAGGAGATATGGATGCATTTGAAAATTTAACTTTATAG